The following DNA comes from Thunnus thynnus chromosome 3, fThuThy2.1, whole genome shotgun sequence.
AGGTCCGTTCTCACTGTTTGCACACTGGAGGCTTCACGTTTCCACATTACATTTGTGTGAGTTGCaaactggaccacgattggctccaaactagttgtgatgtcacaaatcatgctcgtaggttCACGCCTTAAACTTATACTTGCAGTGAGCACAAAAAAACTTTTCACCCTCAggagataaatgtgaaaatagccttctagtgtcaaactctgcacatacatcattctgcacagtgacgctcaaacatccaagtgaaagaacaagaagttaaacatattttgactggagggagactttaagtaaaaattgcaatatcacaatataaaaatactcatttacaagtaaaagtcttgcatttaaaatcttacttaagtaaaagtacatgagtaTTAGTTGCTAAAGctacataaaatatcaaaggTAAAATGACCCATTATGCAAAATGGCCTTACtcagtgttatatttattacatacatacagatatacagtaaaaaatattCACCCCTCTTGGAATTTTAATTTTTAGTACATATACTTACTATCTTTCAgcttttacaaacaaaacatataatcataaaatatgatgcatcaCTGCAGATGAAACTACtcaataaaacagttaaaatcaGTCAAACTATTTGTTCTACGTCATGATGTTTTTATACTACTGTCACATGTTACTGGTTACAAATGCATATTAGAAATACTATAATATTATCTTCATTTCCAGCAGTAGGCTTCTTTGTCTTCCCCGTCATCCAGCACCACCAACCCTCCATGTTTGGACTTCTCTTAGCATGTGTGAGATTATGTCAGCCCACCTGTTGAGACCACACCTCTACAGCGCACAAAGCCAAATGAGGCTGCAGCACAAGGGTGACACCGTGTGTCCAGCGAATGTGTGGAAGGTCTTTTATGAACCTGCACACCTGAGAAACACTCAGGTCCAAATGGTCTTTTTAAAGCTTTCATGTCAAAGCGCAttcactgtgtgtttgatgGTGTCTGGAGCACATGGAGCAAGTGAAAGAGGGGAAGTGGACAATATGTAGGCCTGTTTGTCTGGATACTTTCATTGTTGTTTTAGCTGTGAGAACAATCAATATTACTACTTGTTTAGGATTCTAAGACACTGCTATATATCAAACaccaaatataaaacaagacatcacacaagacacacacacaaaaacatctgaCACAACATTTTTTATACCACATAATTTCAGGTACTATGTGTTTATATGCAAAATCTCAAATAAATTGTGCACCGACAGGCAAAAGAAATGCAACAAGCCTTAAATTTATTctgatttactgctttttttcccttcttcagGTAACTGgctgatttaaaaatgttttgtatgtgaaaaGCCAACTCAGTCTGTGTGCATcatccagtttttattttgtatggtTCACAGTAAAAAGtctgatagaaaataaaatgaaaccaCATTGATATCTGCAAGTTTCAACATTGGGAGATAAAACACCAGATTTACTACTTAGAAAAAGaacaataataagaataatgacaacaataatataacagATGCAGACAATGCAGAACAACATAACCTATAACATATAACCATACATAtatatgctgtatttctgtaattttgcatTCTTGGTCTTATACACAAAActtctattgcatgtctgtccgtCCTTGAAGAGGGATCCTCtcttgctcttcctgaggtttgtttcattttccccccattaaaggttttttagggagttttttcGTATTcaaatcgagggtctaaggacagaggaagTTATATTGCTGTAcggattgtaaagccccctgaggcaaattttgggctatacaaataaaaatggacttgacttgaatgaatgaagttgAGGGTTGTCAAAACGAGTCAAAAGCACAATGAGGGGCAAATAACtctactataataataataactaaaaccaattaaaaaattatataatttaGAATTAGCTCTGTGCATCAACTCTCAACCAGAACGCATGGTTAGTTCCTACTGTGTCTTGATGGAGGGCTGATGATGAGACAAACTTTAATTGTTCTGAAACACAGTAAAGGTTAACATTGGTTAGACCAATAtataattttacacattttattagCCTTTTGGACATCTCACAACATTTATGACTTTAGAGATAGTGTGAGTGGAGGAGGGTTCATCCACGCAGTCTGTTtgtatctgaaaagaaaaacaaagtcgtTAATTCCAACTGTCCATTTTCCCTTCCTGGCTGGGAAAGGCTGCGTTTTTAGTTCTGTTCAATGTCTTTTCCTTCATGCCTTTAGGTCAGGGGTCactgggtctgtgtgtgtgtactcctGCACCTACGCAGACAGACTGTTAGACCGACCGAAATGataatgtttttgaaagaattTTAGCTTCCTCTTATATTCCTTTGTAATATTATTACCATACAGTAATAATATTACAAAGTTtatcaaaaccaacaacatgCTTTacaaaatgcaacataaaacaaaagagagaaagagagaaagagtaaacagtaaaaattcACATCAGGTAACAAGAGCAGAAGGAAAGGATGCATGGAGCCAATTCCTTCTGACTTGTTCACCTAAAATATTCTGACTGACTGTATCTTTGAAacattaaatgagaaaaaaaaaaggaaaatcaacTGTAGGAACATCACAGGTGCCAACATCCAGATCATAACTCTCCTAACCTGATGGAGGGTGAAGTATTCCCATAATCTAGCTAATCACAGCTAATCAGGTTAATGTGTGCAAGTACACTTAGCGACTGATCTGATCTTCATGGCAATAGTCTTGAGGGAGTAGTTCCAGCCCTTCCATGCATGCCAAATGATGTGGGCATTTTCAAATCCGATGGTATTGTGAGGTGCGTACATGCCGTTGGGGTTTGCCATGTGGCAATTATTGTACCAGAATCCCCCCAGATAGTGTTGAGCGCAGTTGCTAGTCCACGCGTCCTGGTCTTTGTCATAGGTGGTGAACTTCATGTCATTGTGATTTGTCAAACTGTCCCCTaaaaaacaatgacagacaaaaacaatgttaCCTGAGGTGAAATGTATTTGGTCTTTACTCCCATCCAGGGCTTCTTATCATTTTGCTAGTTGAGGTTTTAAGTTACCGTTAATGTTTTGATAAGTATCTGAATTTATCTACAAtatatttgctttaaaaagaaGATTCAGTATAGACGTTctttaaaaaagctaaaagtCCTTGGCTGTACAcattttttaaccctttaactGACTGAATACTCTTTTTTACCATCACAGACTGGATCTTTTACTTAATAAATCTTAGAGATGAACAAGGTTTCTCCAAATAAATGGGCTACACAGGCAtaccattttaaaaatgaactcaTTCATctggaaaacacatttcttcCTCCTGAAAgtgtattcatgtttttcatttatctgACAACACATAATGTAGCATTGGTTGCATTTTAGAGAACCACATTTTCTCTGAAGTTTGTTCGCAGTGTTACGTTTAGCTGTGTGAGGACACAAGaaaacttaacaaaaaaaagatttaaggACTCACTGTACCCTGACCCACCCATGATTCATAAATGGGAACCTTTATAACAGAagtttttcatgcaaaaaattCCCGTATTTCTTGCAAATGACGCTCCCATATGCCCCGACATTCAACTTTCCAAATTAAGAGCCACACAGTGATTCTCACCTGCGTCTCCTCCATCGAAGCTGCCCAGGTGAAGCTGGTAGCCGCCGTTCTCTGAATCGATCAAGAAGGAGGAGTACCGGGCGGAGGCCTTCCCTCCGTCCAAGTCCTCCATGTCCACACGTAGCTCATTCTTCTTCCTCATAGTCAGCAGGAAGATGTTTTCCAGGCCTGAAAAGACACACTAAGAGGTTAAATTTCACTTCTTGCACTAGGGTCCTGTGTCATTTCCCCTTCTATTTCTTAACCTCTTTTCCCCCAGATTATCTCTCAACAAATCACAGGCGTCAcctttttgtttcacttcagcAGATTAAGATGTAAAGGCACGAGCACAGGAACCATGtcttaaatgtatattttcctCAAGAACCCACCTAGCCAATATTCTCCAGCCACATCCCCGAATCCAGTCTTGTAGTGAGCCCAGGGCCTGAAGAAGCTCTGAGTCCCATCCATTCTCCTCTGAAATAcctgagaggaaacaaaagatAGGTTCAAAGTAAATGTAACGGAGTGCCCTGGTAGACGAATGGTTAGAGCACACGCCACACATCCGCAACGTCCCTGGTCTGAGTGCGGCAAGACCTTGTTTCCTGTTGGCCTCTTAGCCAGTAactgtaaataatacaaaaactgTAACAACAAGAAAGGCAGAAATTGCCCTCActccaaaaaaatgtaatagtGTACATTCATTTAGCAAGACCTCAGATAATTTATGTAATAAAGGCTTTAGCTGCTAAAAGCTCCACTAAGTACTAAGACCGCCACCTTTACAGTTACACAGAATTATTTGACTCAGTTTTGGGAAATACAACTTATTTGGTTTCTTGCTTAGTTAGACACAGAGGGATTATTTtgtctaaaaagactgtaattgtGGAagatttttgcacaaaaggagaactttggattttgtcctgcaacacttacattgtaagcgaATTTGGAgggaatcttctaatggtcagtatgaacaggaggaatgattacagggagcaaaatctgtttcaatgtacatattGGCACCTGaccattgttttaagacagacttcaaaaattgtgaatctgttcTTTAGTGTTACATTTACGGTTTCTCATAAGAGTAAATTGTCTTGGATTAAAGGAAGACTCTATAAACCCAAACTGAGAAAGTCAATCAAGcaatcaatcagactttatctgtatagcacttttcaaacaaATACAATGTAACACAAAGTGCTCTACACAATAAACAATACAACCCCgccccctcccacacacaaacaataaatgactatgttataaataaagaactcaataaaaacaggaactgagGAACTGAGGAAATGCTATCATAACTCTCATGAATTAGCAATGAGGAAACACCATCCATTCTCCTCTGAAATAcctgagaggaaacaaaagatAGGTTCAAAGTAAATGTAACGGACTGGTAGCCGAATGGTTACCGTGCATGTCACACATCCACAACATCCCTGGTCTGAGTGCAGCAAGACCTTGTTTCCTGTTGGCCTCTTAGCCAGTAactgtaaataatacaaaaactgTAACAACAATAAAGGCAGAAAGTgccccccctccaaaaaaatgtaataatgtacaTTCATCTAGTAAGACCTCAGATAATGTACGTACTATAggctttagctgctaaatgctccacaaaGTAGTAAGACCGACACCTTTACGGTTACACAGAATTATTTGACTcagttttgggaaatacacttatttggtTTCTTGCTTAGTTAGATGTGAAAAATCACTACCAGTCTTATATCTGTATGGTATGGAGCTCCAGCTGGACATTgattagcttagcctagcacAAAGAGTGggagcagggggaaacagctagcatggctctgtccaaCAAGAGCTGTCGACcagcacctctgaagctcactaattGACATGTTATAGTCTTGTcgtcaccatgaggttgccaggcaaccagtggtGACCCCAGAGAGTCAATGCTCCTGGCCAAGGAAGAGTTTGAGCACGTAAACCTAAattgtgtatggattaaacaaaaagatttaacatactaattagtgagctttagaggtgccgGTAGCCAGATTTTTTGTTACCCGCCGACAAAGCCAgcctagctgtttccccctgcttcagtatttttgctaagctaagctaactggctgctggctgtagcttcatattaaacatacagAAATGAGATtgatatcgatcttctcatctaacctTCAGCAAGAAAGCGactatttctcaaaatgtcaaactattcctttaatgtttaaaaaatatattattggTTCAGCTTTAAATTAACATGGCTGTATGCCAGAGCAGTTTCTGAATCTTTTGGGTCAAatccaagtcaagtctcaagtctttaTAAGCAAATTGCTTATCAACTCTTTCAGGTCTAAATGCTGACACAATTCTTTCAAAGcttttttaaatagaaatttAGAGACCAAGTCCCTTCAGATGTCTAAAAAACTTCTCAACCAAATCCTGGTTGCAACTTGTGcaacactgacaaaaatgaGACTCAGATATGTTGTCATGTGTTTCTTCACCCAGTCtgatttatgttcatgtttgtgatgATAAAATCTGATGAAATATGAAGAGTACTGACTGTCCATCTCCCTCCGTCAGTGTCCATGTCACAGTAGACATGCAGGGGCGTGGTGGGACCCCCTGGGTAGATGGTGTACACCCCGCTGGAGCTGGTGTTGTCATGGCGATAGATGTCATCACAGTCAATGGGCAGGTAAAACTGGGAGTCGGAGTGGACTGAAGCCGCAAGAACCAACAGAGCTATGAATAATGTTACCTGGATGAGAAAGGAAAGAGATTAATCATATTTATCTTTATCTTCTTCAGTGATTATCTGCACTCTTGACAGATATCACCCGTAAAATTCAGTGCAAGTTAGATAGCAAATGTTAGgtggaaataaaatgttttttatgacaATAAGTGTAGAATATTTGTAGTAATAGTTCATCATCATTCGCAAAATCTGCATTTATATGAATCTCAGTGGGATTTCTTTCCTTCATTGTGAAGGTTATAACTGTTATTTTGAAGTAGTGTGAGTAACATGGTTGTTTAAAGGGATACTCCAGAGACTTAGTGTTACACTTCCACAAAGGTAGTTGAatgaataatattaatatttatgaaaTTATTTATCATATGAATAAATAGAGACAAAATCTAttataaaaccataaaattgATAATTCATTTTTTCAACTCAGCcccagccatccaaattagtcaaatcaagtagatatctttcaaagtcactgtctttttagtatcaaattccctctttttgttatgatccttccactgcagctgaacagggaaACGCTGTccaagacacaaagagggatttttttttactaaaaagactgtaattgtGGAagatttttgcacaaaacaagaactttggattttgtcccgCAACGCTTACATTGTAAGCGCATTTGGAgggaatcttctaatggtcagtatgaacaggagtgATTACAGGGAGTAAAACCTG
Coding sequences within:
- the LOC137180042 gene encoding microfibril-associated glycoprotein 4-like, producing MIMMQVTLFIALLVLAASVHSDSQFYLPIDCDDIYRHDNTSSSGVYTIYPGGPTTPLHVYCDMDTDGGRWTVFQRRMDGTQSFFRPWAHYKTGFGDVAGEYWLGLENIFLLTMRKKNELRVDMEDLDGGKASARYSSFLIDSENGGYQLHLGSFDGGDAGDSLTNHNDMKFTTYDKDQDAWTSNCAQHYLGGFWYNNCHMANPNGMYAPHNTIGFENAHIIWHAWKGWNYSLKTIAMKIRSVAKCTCTH